GTCATAATTTCCATTGGAGACAATTTTACCTATTTGTATATCGTTTTGAGAGACTGACAGGCTTATGTCTCTATTCTTCTAGTTATTAAGTGTTCCGAAGTTGGTGTTGGATTCTATTTTTGAACAAAAGAATGAGATTGTGATAGCCGTGGAAGAGGAACTTGAAAGGTATTTCTCCGTCTGCAAATTTGGTTTAGTATTAGTCAAGTTACAAGGTAAATTTGTTTCTTTATAATATCTTTGAATTTCACATGCATAGGCCATGTCAGCTTATGGATTTGAGATTGTTCAAACGCTCATTGTGGACACTGAACCTGATGAACATGTGAAGAAGGCTATAAGCGAGGTAAATGCGGGTAAGTGTTCATTTTCAATTGAACAttgtttctcttctctctcgtctcatctttctttcttgtctctctctctcattggaAAAATTCCTTCCTTGATTTGTAATGACTTTCCTTAATGTCCTTGATTTGTTTCATAATCACTTGAGTAACATGGCTCCTCTCTGCTTGGGAAACTTTAGTGATTCTCTCACAatcttaataattttctttttatgatttaCAGTccattcctctctctttctctctctcatgatatatatatatatatataacatatattAGTGATTCCCTTATATATCTTTTGTTCCCACTTGATTCATCCCTGTCCACATTATTCCAGTTTCTTTGAAGGtgaaaagataaacaaacaaatttgaTGTTCTTGATTGATTCTTCAACTTCTTGCAGCCAATAAATTAGATTACACTTGGTTTAGTTGAATATTTTCTCCTTTATTGGGGGACCAAACATAGTACTTTCTATGCTTTCCAAATCCTTCACCTCAACTTCACAGCAGCCAAGCTGAGGATAGCTATTTTATGCTTCTCTCTgttctctctttatttatttattttacaatattttgcTGTTCTTTTTATTGGAGTTCTTTGATGTAAACTGTTTTACTTGACATCACAGGCTTGTGGCCCCTTTCTATCCAGTGTTAACAGGCCAGCATTCCTTCATACCTCAACAAAGCACTGCCTAAGATTCCATGACCGGATGATTATATTATACAGACACTTTACCTTTTTGGCATTAGAGGTTTTGATGAAAGAGAAATAGTCTATCTTTTAGGTACTTACTAGTTCTCTGCCTTTTCTCATTTTATGCCCTTGTTATATGGAATTGAAAAAGGTTTAAAATGTTACTTTGGTTTGCATTGGTTTCTTGATCATCTGAAGGTGCACACAAAATTGGGAAGATTGGCTGAGTTCATACACAAACACCTTTATGACTGCAAGGGTACAGGGCAGCCTGACCCAACCATAGCTTCTGATTTCCTCACTGACATGAGAATGAGGTGCCAAGACAGTAATAGGACCAACACTCAGCCTTCTTCTTAACCCATGTAATCATTGGAAATGAGTGAGTCTGCATGAATTCACAGCCAGTCATTAGAAAGGGGAGAAGACCCCTTTTTGCTGATCAGCAATAGCTAGCTAATGAGAAGACCACAAGACTGGTAAGGGCCTATGCTTCAGATGACAGATCAACCAACCGCAAGACTGGACTTTGCATGGGCAATGATGAAGATGCCAGTGCTTAATGTTTTGGCTGGATCTCAAGGTCAGGTCCAACGCAACTACTCCTCGCCTTTTGTCAGTTCCTAAGTGACAATCTTGACCATAATGAACTCTTGACATTGTTATGTTTTCATATAAGCTTCTCTTTATGTTCAATGTTTGATTGTAGATGCAGTGACTTTTAAACTTCTTGCCTATGCTAATTTGAGTCTATATATAAAGGCAATGGCTTAGCGTAGACATTAGACACAATGATGAAATATGTTATGGCTGTTGAGTTCTTTAGAAATATAGAATTAAAATGTTTGGAATGTTACCAAAAGTTAACTAATATTTGGGGAGATCATAATCTGTGCTGCAGCatccaaattaatttaattgggTGTCAGTGTTTCTAACAAGTTTTGGCTGATTATTCATCATCTGAATGAGATTTTAGTTCGTTCTTTTTGAGTTTGAACTTCAGAAATAGGAAAGTCTACAATTCTGTGTCATGAAACAAAGAAATTGATTTgtctataattttctttatttctttaatcACCAAGTAGAATATAAAAGTGACTCATAGGCATAGCTTTCAATCAGATGCCATTATGTTTTATTGTCATCAGTTAGTATTCAATTACACTTATCATGCCCGCACATCCAAAGTCATGCTTTAGCTGGGAGCCACTCATGGAGAAGACAACAATGGTACAATCCATGTGTaaggcataaaaaaaataaaataaaataaaaaaaccttttatGTTTAAGGTATAGTCATACCAGAGAGTATATAGGCTACTGCTATGTAACCACCACATTTTAATGCTTTATTTATGTCAGACTTCATTTAATGACCTTGCTTTATGCTCTAGTGTGAGAAGAAATTTCTCTACTCCATTGCAATTCTAAATACATCTTGTGGTCagtgtatatttttttttttttttttttttaaaggggcaACTTCACAGCTTAGTTGCAGCTTCAAATAATCGGGTTATATTCTATTACATATttcagttattattattattacatccTTGTAATATTACCTTCCTTTTACAGATTAAAGATCTTGTTGGTTGGATTGAATGAAGAGTGGTTATTCATGTATTTACTAAAGAGCGGTGTTAATTACCCTAGTGCTACCTAGAATGCTTGGAGGAGTAGACTAATTTCCTCTATATTTTCAATAAGATAAGATTCTAAAGTTACATATTGATTGTGGGGAAAGCTTAGAAACTTAATGAATTGAATATATGTTCCTAGTGATTTTTTCTGTATTGGTTTCCATAAATTGTTACATACACCTTTACTAGTTGTTTCAAGAACTTCTTTGTTATGGTTTTTCAggtctaaaatttcaaaaaaaaaaaaaatgaaatactttTCTTATTCCAAATTCTGTTAAACTAACAATAAAGAACAACTCTTAGTAATTCTTTTTGTTGGAGTGCTCTTATGTATAGGCTGGTGGCTAACGTGATGGAGGGATAGCATTCATTCATAATTTAGATCACTGGCTGACATTCCATGACTagatgatgataaaaaattgtATGTTCTTATTTTTGGTGTCTAATTTCTTGCCATTTATTTTTAGGTACTAATTTGTTGGTCTTaattttttgtgggattttctTGATCAGGGCTGTGGTGCTTTGGTCCTTTTTGATGACAACAATTGTAACAAAAACCATTTCAAACCTTGAGGGTTTTCAATAAGATTGATTTCATCAAGGAGGAGCTTGAAAAGGCTTGTCCAAGGGTAGTTTCATGTGCTGATATTGTTTCTATTGCCATAAGAGATGGCATTATGCTGGTCTGTTCTTGATCCTTAATCTtcctattctctctc
This genomic stretch from Quercus robur chromosome 4, dhQueRobu3.1, whole genome shotgun sequence harbors:
- the LOC126721409 gene encoding peroxidase 43-like, which produces MTTIVIKTISDLEGFNKIDFIKEELEKACPGVVSYVDIVSIATRDGIMLALSDKSANAFYKLSNTRAQILSLSLMLLSVPKLVLDSIFEQKNEIVIAVEEELERYFSAMSAYGFEIVQTLIVDTEPDEHVKKAISEVHTKLGRLAEFIHKHLYDCKGTGQPDPTIASDFLTDMRMRCQDSNRTNTQPSS